From the Gemmatimonadota bacterium genome, one window contains:
- a CDS encoding zinc-binding dehydrogenase gives MKAGQIVARERIEIVEAERPDLALERTDPDGLKDLVLVRTVNAAICGSDHPVFTGPANYPVAPGVSLHESIGVIEKSWSNGCREGDLVLALPTGSSAMAEYFLGLGASVTPLPDGLPQEQLLMAQPLGTVLYCLRKLGHWFNAEVAIVGQGPMGLLFTAMMRNLGAALVIGIDQHDNRLAAAKEMGATHTVNTTGTDPVEAVNEITGGRMADGVIEVVGVEETFNLCVKLARRNARFINFGVPKTTQYTADIFDLFRKNIQLTTSVGPDIRIDFASAMRMIGEGRVDVSPMISHKLPFARVQDGFEMATGRKGECIKIVIDFEEKGLGR, from the coding sequence ATGAAAGCGGGACAGATCGTCGCACGGGAACGCATCGAAATCGTGGAAGCCGAACGACCGGACCTCGCACTGGAACGGACCGATCCGGACGGGCTGAAGGACCTCGTGCTCGTTCGAACTGTAAACGCCGCCATTTGCGGCAGCGACCATCCGGTTTTCACGGGTCCGGCGAACTACCCCGTGGCGCCGGGCGTGTCCCTCCATGAGAGTATAGGCGTCATCGAGAAGTCGTGGTCGAACGGTTGCCGGGAAGGGGATCTCGTCCTGGCCCTGCCCACCGGCTCGAGCGCCATGGCCGAGTATTTCCTCGGACTGGGCGCGTCCGTGACGCCGCTTCCGGATGGCCTGCCCCAGGAACAGCTTTTGATGGCCCAGCCCCTGGGTACCGTGTTGTATTGCCTGCGCAAACTGGGCCACTGGTTCAACGCGGAGGTCGCCATCGTCGGCCAGGGTCCCATGGGGCTGCTCTTCACGGCCATGATGCGCAACCTGGGCGCGGCGCTGGTTATCGGTATCGACCAGCACGATAACCGGCTCGCCGCCGCGAAGGAGATGGGGGCGACCCACACCGTGAACACCACAGGTACCGATCCGGTGGAGGCCGTGAACGAGATCACCGGCGGGCGGATGGCCGATGGGGTGATCGAGGTCGTGGGCGTCGAAGAGACCTTCAACCTGTGCGTCAAACTGGCTCGCCGCAACGCGCGGTTCATCAACTTCGGCGTCCCGAAGACAACGCAGTACACGGCTGACATATTCGATCTTTTCCGCAAGAACATCCAGTTGACGACTTCGGTCGGCCCGGATATCCGTATCGACTTTGCCAGCGCCATGCGCATGATCGGCGAGGGCCGCGTCGACGTTTCACCCATGATCTCGCATAAACTGCCCTTCGCCAGGGTCCAGGACGGTTTCGAAATGGCCACCGGGCGCAAGGGAGAGTGTATCAAGATCGTCATCGATTTCGAGGAGAAGGGCCTGGGAAGGTAG
- a CDS encoding aminotransferase class I/II-fold pyridoxal phosphate-dependent enzyme: MKPSFGAAVQRTAEALGAQGNDANQIAKIVCDQDPEGYNYGIGIVVDGKGRAWPTSETLLNHARAEIDHSLLGEYMSTASLAAPLKDAVLRWQRIPEDYWDRFSLLIPSDAGTGAVKTAVEMAMQLYPDLQAIGVEELSWPAYKAIARMSRISCREFPIGDVMDAPDLLRIYQAGPMNTTGRVQSLETMCERAAAAKGRPVLLDRAYSGFEYARLLESRGYDEIMAMSYDDQIRPFIENDVPFWVSVSPTKSFGTFALRPCGMLLVHLPDVSQAEEVAALANTVTRARGSSFEHPVTRAFVSALVNDLESLEREHAAILRRVATAEKAWKDQCAGSPLSELFTDRYAGLFRNPRVEDEAPAAIYDAHLYPVFTPGRCRLNITGLPEDEDIAGGHVEVFARFCRG, encoded by the coding sequence GGTACAACTACGGCATCGGCATCGTCGTGGACGGGAAGGGCCGGGCATGGCCGACTTCCGAGACGCTGCTCAACCATGCCAGGGCCGAAATCGACCACAGCCTGCTCGGTGAATATATGAGCACCGCGTCGCTCGCGGCACCGCTCAAGGATGCCGTGCTGCGCTGGCAGCGCATCCCCGAGGACTACTGGGACCGCTTCTCGCTGCTGATTCCCTCGGACGCGGGCACCGGCGCGGTAAAGACTGCGGTTGAAATGGCCATGCAGCTCTATCCGGACCTGCAGGCGATCGGCGTGGAAGAACTGTCCTGGCCCGCATACAAGGCGATCGCCCGGATGAGCCGGATCTCCTGCCGCGAGTTTCCCATCGGTGACGTGATGGACGCCCCGGACCTCCTGCGGATCTACCAGGCTGGCCCGATGAACACGACCGGCCGCGTCCAGTCCCTCGAGACCATGTGCGAACGTGCCGCCGCGGCAAAGGGCCGCCCCGTGCTGCTGGACCGGGCCTATTCCGGATTCGAGTATGCCCGTCTCCTCGAGTCCCGCGGGTACGACGAGATCATGGCCATGAGTTATGACGACCAGATCCGGCCCTTCATCGAGAACGACGTGCCCTTCTGGGTTTCCGTCAGCCCCACCAAGTCCTTCGGCACCTTCGCCCTGCGTCCCTGCGGGATGCTCCTGGTGCACCTGCCGGACGTATCGCAAGCGGAAGAGGTGGCCGCACTGGCCAATACGGTGACGCGCGCCCGGGGTTCGTCTTTCGAACATCCGGTAACGCGGGCATTCGTCTCCGCGCTGGTCAACGACCTGGAATCCCTGGAGCGTGAACACGCAGCCATACTTCGGCGGGTCGCCACGGCGGAGAAAGCCTGGAAGGACCAATGCGCCGGTTCGCCGCTCTCCGAGCTGTTCACGGACCGCTATGCCGGTCTGTTCCGCAATCCCCGCGTCGAGGACGAGGCCCCGGCGGCGATCTACGACGCCCATCTGTATCCTGTTTTCACTCCCGGACGTTGCAGGCTCAATATCACGGGCCTTCCTGAGGACGAAGACATCGCCGGTGGCCACGTGGAGGTTTTCGCCCGGTTTTGCCGTGGATAG
- a CDS encoding ABC transporter permease, producing the protein MLGYILQRSLLMVPTLVGITVISFFIMHLAPGDPVDLFLGGVAGGEGLASDRQQDIEKTREDLRRQLGLDRPVHVQYFNWVTALFLKVETISAFDRSALRADGLLERLEASERRALLELAREEQKERFLVLVRDRAPGEASELERSSFWEGRTFSAGGNYTYRGAGIELFKLSGYRFVTLDFGRSFKDNQPVIARVMERLPVTLEINVIAIIIAYLVGLPLGVWLAVKQNTLTDRVLTTGTFVLWSMPSFWVGMLLIIFLCNREFFYWFPASGIQSLDASSDWSFWRLLTDHMYHMFLPVLASAYISFATISRFMRTSMLENLRQDYVRTARAKGLSEKVVILRHVYRNSLIPIVTTSAGLLPALIAGSVFIETIFTIPGMGLLGFESVLTRDYPMVMALFTIGSLLSLLGILVADILLKVVDPRITFDQLQG; encoded by the coding sequence ATGCTCGGTTACATCCTTCAACGCTCGCTGCTCATGGTCCCTACGCTCGTCGGGATCACGGTGATCTCCTTCTTCATCATGCACCTGGCCCCAGGCGATCCCGTGGACCTGTTCCTCGGCGGCGTGGCCGGCGGCGAGGGGCTCGCGTCCGACCGGCAGCAGGACATCGAAAAGACCCGGGAGGATCTGCGCAGGCAACTGGGCCTGGACCGGCCGGTCCACGTACAGTACTTCAACTGGGTCACGGCGCTGTTCCTGAAAGTCGAAACCATCAGCGCATTCGACCGGAGCGCCTTGCGGGCGGACGGGTTGCTGGAACGGCTCGAGGCGTCGGAACGGCGGGCGCTCCTGGAACTCGCCAGGGAGGAACAGAAAGAACGGTTCCTTGTCCTTGTGCGCGATCGCGCGCCAGGGGAAGCGAGCGAGCTGGAACGATCGTCTTTCTGGGAAGGCAGGACCTTCAGTGCCGGGGGCAACTATACCTACCGGGGCGCGGGGATCGAACTCTTCAAACTCTCGGGATACCGCTTCGTAACGCTGGATTTCGGCCGTTCCTTCAAGGACAACCAGCCCGTCATTGCCCGGGTCATGGAGCGGCTGCCCGTCACCCTCGAAATCAACGTCATCGCCATCATCATCGCCTACCTGGTGGGCCTTCCCCTCGGCGTCTGGCTCGCGGTCAAGCAGAATACCTTGACGGACCGGGTGCTTACGACCGGTACCTTCGTCCTCTGGTCCATGCCCTCCTTCTGGGTGGGCATGCTGCTGATCATCTTCCTGTGCAACCGGGAGTTCTTCTACTGGTTCCCGGCCTCGGGCATACAGTCGCTGGACGCCTCCAGCGACTGGAGCTTCTGGCGGCTGCTCACGGACCACATGTACCACATGTTCCTGCCCGTGCTGGCCTCCGCTTATATCAGCTTCGCGACGATTTCACGCTTCATGCGGACGAGCATGCTGGAGAACCTGCGCCAGGATTACGTGCGGACCGCCCGGGCTAAGGGCCTGTCGGAGAAAGTCGTTATCCTGCGCCACGTCTACCGCAACTCGCTGATCCCGATCGTGACCACGTCCGCCGGGTTGCTCCCGGCCCTGATCGCGGGATCCGTGTTCATCGAAACGATTTTTACCATCCCCGGCATGGGGCTGCTCGGATTCGAGTCGGTGCTGACCAGGGACTACCCCATGGTCATGGCGCTTTTCACCATAGGCTCCCTGCTTTCGCTGCTGGGTATCCTGGTCGCGGACATCTTGCTCAAGGTGGTCGATCCGCGGATCACCTTCGACCAGTTGCAGGGATAG
- a CDS encoding ATP-binding cassette domain-containing protein: MTKENEMLLQVRGLKKHFPVGGGLLRRHRAAIKAVDGVDLTLERGETLGLVGESGCGKTTIGRAILRLVDPSAGTATFHTALEDGEARRPHAVFDLKKSDLRRLRRQMQIVFQDPYGSLNPRMTVGALLREPLTVHELSTRSETGDRVAELLETVGLNPAHARRYPHEFSGGQRQRIGIARALAVRPELIIADEPVSALDVSIQAQIINLLKVLQDRFRLSYLFISHDLRVVRHISDRVAVMYLGKIVETATRDQLYAKPLHPYTRALLSAVPLPDPTLGRDRIILKGDVPNPANLPPGCPFHPRCPLAEARCKTEVPVLEDKGNGHRAACHLV; encoded by the coding sequence ATGACAAAAGAAAATGAAATGTTACTGCAGGTCCGGGGACTGAAGAAACACTTCCCCGTGGGCGGCGGACTGCTCCGGCGCCACCGGGCGGCCATCAAGGCCGTCGACGGGGTCGACCTGACCCTGGAACGGGGCGAGACGCTGGGCCTGGTGGGCGAGAGCGGGTGCGGAAAAACCACGATCGGACGGGCGATCCTGCGCCTGGTCGATCCCTCCGCCGGAACGGCCACCTTCCATACTGCCCTCGAAGATGGGGAAGCGCGCAGGCCGCACGCGGTCTTCGACTTGAAGAAGAGCGATCTCCGGCGGCTGCGGCGCCAGATGCAGATCGTGTTCCAGGACCCCTACGGCTCCCTCAACCCGCGTATGACCGTCGGCGCCCTGCTCAGGGAACCCTTGACCGTGCACGAATTGAGCACGCGGTCTGAAACGGGTGACCGCGTGGCCGAATTGCTCGAAACGGTGGGCCTGAATCCTGCCCACGCCCGCCGGTATCCCCACGAGTTCAGCGGCGGCCAGCGGCAGCGCATCGGCATTGCCAGGGCCCTGGCCGTCCGGCCCGAGCTGATCATCGCCGACGAACCCGTCTCGGCGCTCGACGTATCGATCCAGGCGCAGATCATCAACCTGCTCAAGGTGCTGCAGGACCGGTTCCGGCTCAGTTACCTGTTCATCTCCCACGACCTTCGCGTGGTGCGCCACATCAGCGACCGGGTGGCCGTCATGTACCTCGGCAAGATCGTCGAAACCGCCACGCGGGACCAGCTCTACGCGAAGCCGCTCCATCCCTACACCAGGGCCCTGCTCTCGGCCGTGCCCCTTCCCGATCCTACGCTTGGCCGCGACCGGATTATCCTCAAGGGCGACGTCCCCAACCCGGCGAACCTGCCTCCGGGGTGCCCCTTCCATCCCCGGTGCCCGCTGGCAGAAGCCCGCTGCAAGACCGAGGTCCCCGTGCTGGAAGACAAGGGGAACGGCCACAGGGCGGCGTGCCACCTGGTGTGA
- the add gene encoding adenosine deaminase — protein sequence MSLYDYIAAVPKVELHVHLEGSIQPSTLLMLAERHRVDLPEDTEEGLRNWYRFRDFHHFIEVYVAITKCLRTVEDFELIVYEFGADMARQNIRYAEVTFSPSTHLWINRVDQDVWFTGLTDGRRRVKEAFGCEINWVFDLVRNDYPERGRFDYTTEVAIEGMEDGVVALGLGGMEEGYPPAPFVPWFDRARSAGLHSAPHAGEHVGPESIWGAIHDLGAERIGHGVRAIEDPELVDYLAEHRIPLEISPTSNISLGLYPDAASHPLKALHEAGVTVTVNSDDPPLFNTSLTDEACLLADPWGFSRETIDEILLNGIRYSFLPDDRKRSMETEFSNEMSALRDLAG from the coding sequence ATGTCCCTTTACGACTACATCGCCGCCGTGCCGAAGGTGGAACTGCACGTGCACCTGGAAGGGTCCATTCAGCCGTCCACGCTGCTGATGCTGGCGGAACGGCATCGCGTCGACCTGCCGGAAGACACGGAGGAGGGGCTGCGTAACTGGTACCGGTTCAGGGACTTCCACCATTTCATCGAGGTCTACGTCGCCATCACGAAGTGCCTTCGCACTGTAGAGGATTTCGAGCTGATCGTGTACGAATTCGGCGCCGACATGGCCCGCCAGAACATACGGTACGCCGAAGTGACCTTTTCGCCGAGCACCCACCTCTGGATCAACCGGGTCGACCAGGACGTCTGGTTCACCGGGCTGACGGACGGACGCCGCCGGGTAAAGGAAGCCTTCGGCTGCGAAATCAACTGGGTCTTCGACCTGGTGCGCAACGACTACCCCGAGCGGGGTCGGTTCGACTATACGACCGAGGTGGCCATCGAGGGGATGGAGGACGGGGTCGTCGCCCTGGGTCTTGGCGGGATGGAGGAAGGATACCCGCCCGCGCCTTTTGTTCCCTGGTTCGACCGGGCGAGATCCGCGGGGCTGCACAGCGCACCCCATGCCGGCGAGCACGTCGGCCCCGAGAGCATCTGGGGAGCGATTCACGACCTGGGCGCCGAGCGCATCGGGCACGGGGTGCGGGCCATAGAGGACCCCGAACTCGTCGATTACCTGGCGGAACATCGGATACCGCTTGAAATCAGCCCCACGAGCAACATCAGCCTGGGGCTCTACCCCGACGCGGCGTCTCATCCCCTGAAAGCACTTCACGAGGCGGGCGTAACCGTCACCGTCAACTCCGACGATCCCCCTTTGTTCAACACCTCGCTGACCGACGAAGCCTGCCTGCTCGCCGACCCCTGGGGGTTTTCCAGGGAGACCATCGACGAAATCCTGCTGAACGGCATCCGTTACAGTTTTCTGCCGGACGACCGGAAACGGTCCATGGAAACTGAATTTAGCAATGAAATGAGCGCGTTGCGGGACCTGGCCGGCTGA
- a CDS encoding ABC transporter ATP-binding protein — protein MTNTILRVNDLKTWFDTDSGVVRAVDGVSFEVEAGRTLGIVGESGCGKSMTAYSILGLVPQPPGRIAGGEVFFEDRDLLKLTPRQIRAIRGNDIAMIFQEPMTSLNPVFTVGEQIAEAVRLHQGADRKDSWRRAVELLDLVDIPLPEERAGSYPHELSGGMRQRAMIAMAISCDPKLLIADEPTTALDVTIQAQILDVLRRLQEELGMGLMLITHDLGIVAEMAHEVLVMYAGQVVERADVKTLFGSPRHPYTRGLLASVPTMSSGTEELSTIEGTVPDPVGFPAGCRFAPRCDFAVEACGRPQALVDVEGRHLVRCGEWHRVVQAETAQG, from the coding sequence ATGACGAATACGATTCTGCGCGTAAACGATCTGAAGACCTGGTTCGACACCGATAGCGGCGTGGTGCGGGCCGTCGACGGCGTCAGCTTCGAGGTGGAGGCCGGCCGGACGCTGGGTATCGTGGGCGAGTCGGGATGCGGCAAGAGCATGACGGCCTACTCCATCCTGGGACTGGTCCCGCAGCCGCCCGGACGCATCGCCGGAGGTGAGGTCTTCTTCGAGGACAGGGACCTGCTGAAACTCACTCCCCGGCAGATCCGGGCAATACGGGGCAACGATATCGCCATGATCTTCCAGGAACCCATGACGTCCCTGAACCCCGTATTTACCGTCGGCGAGCAGATCGCGGAAGCGGTCCGCCTGCACCAGGGCGCGGACCGGAAGGACTCGTGGCGGCGGGCCGTCGAACTGTTGGACCTGGTGGATATCCCACTGCCGGAAGAACGGGCCGGAAGCTATCCCCACGAACTCAGCGGCGGCATGCGCCAGCGCGCGATGATCGCCATGGCGATCTCCTGCGACCCGAAGCTGTTGATCGCCGACGAACCGACCACGGCACTGGACGTTACCATCCAGGCGCAGATTCTCGACGTGCTGCGCCGCCTGCAGGAAGAGCTGGGCATGGGACTCATGCTGATTACCCATGACCTGGGCATCGTGGCCGAGATGGCCCACGAGGTACTGGTCATGTACGCGGGGCAGGTCGTGGAACGGGCCGACGTGAAAACGCTCTTCGGAAGTCCCCGCCATCCTTACACCCGCGGACTACTCGCTTCGGTGCCGACAATGAGTTCGGGTACGGAGGAGCTTTCGACCATCGAGGGGACGGTACCGGATCCCGTGGGCTTCCCGGCGGGATGCCGCTTCGCCCCGCGATGTGATTTCGCGGTGGAAGCCTGCGGCCGGCCACAGGCGCTGGTGGACGTGGAAGGCCGCCACCTGGTCCGTTGCGGCGAATGGCATCGGGTCGTGCAGGCGGAGACGGCACAGGGGTAG
- a CDS encoding ABC transporter permease has translation MNEGGESFWRLTRKEFRKNRPALYSLYVLVAMAVLALTADLIAGNKPYYMVYQGETYFPAFRQYAVYTGLMDWPEELRTRRNFKRYAYSDAVFPLIPYAPDEIRLGARYERPGGDHPFGTDRLGRDVLSGLIHGTRYSLTIGLVSVGISLLIGVGLGALAGYLGGWTDLILSRVFELWAAIPPFFLIITAAAFFPPSLFWIMIIIGFTGWVGIARLTRSQFLQVRAFDYIAAARALGCSNLRIMAVHILPNAIAPVLIPAAFGVAGAILAESGLSFLGIGVPAEVITWGSLLAGARSNIAAWWLVIVPGFAIFITVTLYNLLGDGLRDALDPRQRGTA, from the coding sequence ATGAACGAGGGCGGCGAGAGCTTCTGGCGGCTGACGCGCAAGGAGTTCCGCAAGAACCGTCCGGCGCTCTACAGCCTTTACGTCCTCGTGGCCATGGCCGTCCTCGCGCTGACCGCGGACCTGATCGCCGGCAACAAGCCGTACTACATGGTCTACCAGGGAGAGACCTACTTCCCCGCTTTCAGGCAATACGCGGTGTACACCGGCCTGATGGACTGGCCGGAGGAGTTGCGGACGCGGAGGAACTTCAAGCGGTACGCGTACAGCGACGCGGTGTTTCCCCTCATCCCCTACGCGCCGGACGAGATCCGTCTCGGCGCGCGTTACGAGCGGCCGGGAGGCGACCACCCGTTCGGCACGGACCGGCTGGGCCGCGACGTGTTGTCCGGACTCATTCACGGCACGCGGTATTCGCTGACCATCGGGCTGGTATCGGTGGGCATCTCCCTGCTCATCGGCGTGGGACTCGGCGCGCTGGCGGGATACCTGGGCGGGTGGACGGACCTGATCCTGTCCCGCGTTTTCGAGCTCTGGGCCGCGATCCCGCCCTTCTTCCTGATCATCACGGCAGCGGCCTTCTTCCCGCCGAGCCTCTTCTGGATCATGATCATCATCGGGTTCACGGGATGGGTGGGCATCGCCCGGCTGACCCGGTCCCAGTTCCTCCAGGTGCGGGCCTTCGACTACATCGCGGCCGCGCGGGCCCTGGGCTGTTCGAACCTGCGCATCATGGCCGTGCACATCCTGCCCAACGCCATCGCGCCCGTGCTGATCCCCGCGGCCTTCGGCGTGGCCGGCGCCATCCTGGCCGAATCGGGGCTGAGTTTCCTCGGCATCGGCGTGCCCGCCGAGGTCATTACCTGGGGGTCGCTGCTGGCCGGCGCGCGCAGCAATATCGCGGCCTGGTGGCTCGTGATCGTGCCCGGATTCGCCATTTTCATCACGGTAACCCTGTACAACCTGCTGGGAGACGGACTGCGCGACGCCCTGGACCCCAGGCAGCGCGGTACGGCATGA
- a CDS encoding peptide ABC transporter substrate-binding protein yields MYPGLLLCFLLLFLPVFQVAQDAQDGTGQPGAMAQSGPEGQPGASVQPVNSVGRSMPPDAAPLARQVYSFHLPEPTTLDIGIAVYEATGAVFSFEGLTRLDHNNELMPAAADRWEASPDGTRWTFHLRRGARWSDGRPVTAHDFEYAFKRMVDPASANRNASFYYEIEGAKAFNQGQTRNADSVGVRAIDDYTLEIRTTLPCPYLPYIASFPTSVPVPRWQVEKYGPGWSEPGRFVTNSTFKLDSWDHGARFEFVLDPNYNGPHRGFVERIIGKFLDTRMMAGGTLSYENDEIDQQDVTPIDLPRIRSHPGLSRELHVSKDFMTHFLFFNADFPPFDNLKVRQAISHAIDREAICRVLLQGMGMPAWSMLPPGFPGYAGGKYRDIQRFDPERAKQRLREAGYPEGRGFPRIEMWINNMARQQVGQAIQEMLKSHLGIDMTLRVVENISYRTAQYQRKIPFSLIQYHYDYPDPNNMLAMVWRSQPAGYSRHPWINTDFDRLVDEAASEMDTARRFRLYDQAQRILAEDVGAVFLYYGMKASLRKPWLKGIKRDRDGEYPFWGNNTGYFDIYIGDGRP; encoded by the coding sequence ATGTATCCCGGCCTTCTGTTGTGTTTTCTACTGCTCTTCCTTCCGGTTTTCCAGGTCGCTCAAGACGCTCAGGACGGTACAGGTCAGCCTGGGGCCATGGCGCAGTCCGGGCCCGAAGGTCAGCCCGGGGCCTCGGTGCAGCCCGTCAATTCGGTGGGCAGGTCCATGCCCCCGGACGCTGCGCCCCTTGCGCGGCAGGTCTATTCCTTCCACCTGCCGGAACCCACGACGCTCGATATCGGAATCGCCGTATACGAGGCGACCGGCGCGGTGTTTTCCTTCGAAGGACTCACCCGGCTGGATCATAACAACGAACTCATGCCAGCCGCGGCCGATCGATGGGAGGCGTCGCCCGACGGCACGCGCTGGACCTTCCACCTGCGCCGCGGCGCGAGGTGGAGCGACGGCCGGCCTGTTACGGCCCACGATTTCGAGTATGCCTTCAAGCGGATGGTCGATCCGGCCAGTGCGAATCGAAATGCTTCCTTCTACTATGAAATAGAAGGCGCGAAGGCCTTCAACCAGGGACAGACCCGGAACGCGGATTCAGTCGGCGTTCGGGCCATCGACGACTACACGCTGGAAATCCGGACCACGCTGCCCTGTCCCTATCTTCCCTACATCGCCTCTTTCCCCACCTCCGTTCCGGTGCCCCGCTGGCAGGTGGAGAAATACGGTCCGGGCTGGTCCGAACCCGGCCGGTTCGTGACCAACTCCACCTTCAAACTGGATTCATGGGATCACGGCGCCCGCTTCGAGTTCGTCCTGGACCCGAACTATAACGGCCCCCACAGGGGATTCGTGGAGCGGATCATCGGGAAATTCCTGGATACCCGCATGATGGCAGGCGGCACGCTGTCCTACGAGAACGACGAGATCGACCAGCAGGACGTGACCCCCATCGACCTGCCGCGCATCCGGAGCCATCCGGGGCTGTCCAGGGAACTGCACGTCAGCAAGGATTTCATGACCCATTTCCTCTTCTTCAACGCGGACTTCCCTCCCTTCGACAACCTGAAGGTTCGCCAGGCGATCAGCCACGCGATCGACCGGGAGGCCATCTGCCGCGTACTGCTCCAGGGCATGGGCATGCCGGCCTGGTCGATGTTGCCGCCGGGGTTTCCCGGCTATGCTGGCGGCAAGTACCGGGACATACAGCGCTTCGACCCGGAGCGGGCGAAACAGCGCCTGCGCGAGGCGGGATACCCGGAGGGACGCGGGTTTCCCAGGATCGAGATGTGGATCAACAACATGGCCCGGCAACAGGTCGGCCAGGCCATACAGGAGATGCTCAAATCCCACCTGGGGATCGATATGACGTTACGCGTCGTGGAGAACATCTCCTACCGGACCGCCCAGTACCAGCGAAAAATCCCCTTCAGCCTCATCCAGTACCATTACGACTATCCCGACCCGAACAACATGCTCGCCATGGTGTGGCGGTCCCAGCCGGCCGGATACAGCCGCCATCCCTGGATCAACACCGATTTCGACCGCCTGGTCGACGAGGCGGCATCGGAAATGGACACGGCCCGGCGGTTCCGGTTGTACGATCAAGCCCAGCGGATTCTCGCCGAGGACGTGGGCGCCGTGTTTCTCTACTACGGCATGAAGGCTTCGTTGCGGAAACCCTGGCTCAAGGGCATCAAGCGCGACCGTGACGGCGAATACCCCTTCTGGGGCAACAACACGGGCTATTTCGACATCTACATCGGCGATGGCAGACCCTGA
- a CDS encoding MBL fold metallo-hydrolase produces the protein MELSVVSGGVFKLDGGSMFGIVPKPLWEKICPPDEKNRITNDTNCLLIRKDGRLILVDTGYGDKMTDRDRGIYGMSGSTILGSLSARGVSAEDIDLVILSHLHFDHAGGATRMDEEGQAVPAFPNAQYVVQKGEWEDALDDYGTMKTTYRPENYVPLMDRGVLTLVEGDVEIEEGIRAEVTGGHTRYHQLVKVESGDTRAVYSGDILPMSTHLRAPYNMAYDLFPYDTMVAKMRLLRQAADEGWIIVLDHDANVSSGRVLCEGEDRYAIEPVVLEPQSD, from the coding sequence GTGGAACTGTCTGTCGTCAGCGGCGGCGTGTTCAAACTGGACGGCGGGAGCATGTTCGGGATCGTTCCGAAACCGCTCTGGGAGAAGATCTGTCCCCCCGACGAAAAGAACCGGATCACCAACGATACGAACTGCCTGCTGATCCGTAAAGACGGGCGGCTCATCCTGGTCGACACGGGTTACGGCGACAAGATGACCGACCGGGACCGGGGCATCTACGGGATGTCCGGTTCCACCATTCTGGGGTCTTTGTCGGCCCGGGGCGTATCCGCGGAGGACATCGATCTCGTCATCCTGAGCCATCTACATTTCGACCACGCGGGCGGCGCGACCCGGATGGACGAGGAGGGCCAAGCCGTACCCGCTTTTCCCAATGCGCAGTACGTGGTGCAGAAAGGCGAGTGGGAGGACGCTCTTGATGATTACGGTACCATGAAGACCACCTATCGCCCCGAGAACTACGTGCCCCTGATGGACCGGGGCGTGCTTACCCTGGTGGAGGGCGACGTGGAGATCGAGGAAGGGATCCGTGCCGAGGTGACCGGCGGCCATACCCGGTATCATCAGTTGGTGAAGGTGGAGTCCGGGGATACAAGGGCGGTCTACTCAGGCGACATCCTCCCCATGTCGACCCACCTGCGCGCCCCGTACAACATGGCCTACGACCTGTTCCCCTACGATACCATGGTCGCCAAGATGCGCCTGCTCCGGCAGGCGGCCGACGAGGGCTGGATCATCGTCCTGGATCATGATGCGAATGTGTCTTCGGGCAGGGTTTTGTGCGAGGGTGAAGACCGGTACGCAATCGAACCGGTGGTGTTGGAACCGCAGTCAGATTGA